A window of Rhododendron vialii isolate Sample 1 chromosome 13a, ASM3025357v1 contains these coding sequences:
- the LOC131315320 gene encoding uncharacterized protein LOC131315320 isoform X3, translating to MAINRQTLRHLRLHKPYLPLFFFINLSFNCLPSDCVCDRKQYRVGQRVLRSYRAVRVRVRAELRVLPSPSARHLSRIPNRLSVIILKDREGALRASILFCFNPASIFYSSIYTESLYSLLSIGGVYQLVSGANNVGTLLLALSGAARSNGVINVGYTCYQTMHTAYDAVFHRRSFVLTVKVLSSGALHCLCIFIPFIVFQAHGYYNICRGHAPDQISPWCKAKLPLLYNYIQSRYWGVGFLRYFQLKQLPNFLLASPILSLALGSIIHYVKLQPEIFLSLGFRGSSEDKNSASMFSPMGADRRAKGSYSLKERTSTIQQEDQILRRRKQTIKGDGHSTLPVENDSSDSSRNLSVAVLPFILHLGFMAATAFFVMHVQVATRFLSASPPLYWFAAHLMASPINRKRWGYLIWAYSAAYILLGSLLFSNFYPFT from the exons ATGGCGATCAATCGTCAAACCCTACGACACCTCCGCCTCCATAAACCCTACctgcctctcttcttcttcatcaaccTCAGCTTCAATTGTCTTCCCTCGGATTGCGTCTGCGATCGAAAACAGTATCGTGTGGGACAGCGTGTACTTCGTTCGTATCGCGCAGTGCGGGTACGAGTACGAGCAGAGCTACGCGTTCTTCCCTCTCCTTCCGCTCGCCATCTCTCTCGTATCCCGAACAG GCTTTCAGTTATCATTTTGAAGGACCGAGAGGGAGCACTGAGAGCGTCGATTTTGTTTTGCTTCAATCCCGCTTCCATATTCTACTCATCTAT ATATACTGAAAGCTTATATTCTTTATTATCAATTGGAGGTGTATATCAGTTGGTGTCTGGCGCCAATAATGTTGGTACTCTGTTGCTTGCTCTATCTGGGGCTGCAAGATCCAATGGTGTGATTAACGTGGGTTATACTTGTTATCAGACTATGCACACAGCTTATGATGCTGTCTTTCATAGAAGAAGTTTCGTT CTGACAGTTAAGGTTCTTTCTTCTGGAGCTTTGCATTGTTTGTGTATTTTCATCCCATTTATTGTTTTCCAAGCACATGGATACTACAATATTTGTCGGGGACATGCTCCAGATCAAATAAGCCCCTGGTGCAAGGCAAAACTCCCTCTACTGTACAATTACATTCAAAGTCGTTATTG gGGAGTGGGTTTTCTGAGATACTTCCAACTAAAACAGTTGCCAAATTTCCTACTTGCATCTCCGATTTTGTCTCTAGCACTTGGCTCAATCATCCATTATGTAAAGTTGCAGCCTGAAATATTTCTCTCACTGGGTTTCCGAGGTTCAAGTGAAGATAAGAATTCAGCATCCATGTTTTCTCCTATGGGAGCAGATAGAAGAGCAAAAGGCAGTTACTCTTTAAAGGAACGCACTTCTACAATACAGCAAG AAGATCAAATTCTTAGACGGAGGAAACAAACAATCAAAGGTGATGGTCACAGTACTCTTCCAGTAGAAAATGACTCATCTGACAGTTCAAGGAATTTATCTGTTGCTGTTCTTCCTTTTATCCTACACTTGGGATTCATGGCAGCTACAGCATTTTTCGTCATGCACGTGCAG GTCGCAACTCGTTTCTTATCAGCCAGTCCACCTCTCTATTGGTTTGCTGCCCATTTAATGGCATCTCCCATAAACAGGAAGAGATGGGGATACTTGATATGGGCATACTCTGCGGCTTACATCCTTCTTGGCAGTTTGCTCTTCTCAAACTTTTACCCTTTCACTTGA
- the LOC131315320 gene encoding uncharacterized protein LOC131315320 isoform X1 encodes MASDSPIETHHTRIVLRSAIASRLLLLTLIILWRSIVKPYDTSASINPTCLSSSSSTSASIVFPRIASAIENSIVWDSVYFVRIAQCGYEYEQSYAFFPLLPLAISLVSRTVFALFIPLVGYRAVLGLSGYVISNIAFVLAALCLYRLSVIILKDREGALRASILFCFNPASIFYSSIYTESLYSLLSIGGVYQLVSGANNVGTLLLALSGAARSNGVINVGYTCYQTMHTAYDAVFHRRSFVLTVKVLSSGALHCLCIFIPFIVFQAHGYYNICRGHAPDQISPWCKAKLPLLYNYIQSRYWGVGFLRYFQLKQLPNFLLASPILSLALGSIIHYVKLQPEIFLSLGFRGSSEDKNSASMFSPMGADRRAKGSYSLKERTSTIQQEDQILRRRKQTIKGDGHSTLPVENDSSDSSRNLSVAVLPFILHLGFMAATAFFVMHVQVATRFLSASPPLYWFAAHLMASPINRKRWGYLIWAYSAAYILLGSLLFSNFYPFT; translated from the exons ATGGCGAGCGACTCTCCGATCGAAACCCACCACACTCGCATAGTTCTCCGATCAGCAATAGCGTCGAGACTCCTCCTCCTAACCCTAATCATCCTATGGCGATCAATCGTCAAACCCTACGACACCTCCGCCTCCATAAACCCTACctgcctctcttcttcttcatcaaccTCAGCTTCAATTGTCTTCCCTCGGATTGCGTCTGCGATCGAAAACAGTATCGTGTGGGACAGCGTGTACTTCGTTCGTATCGCGCAGTGCGGGTACGAGTACGAGCAGAGCTACGCGTTCTTCCCTCTCCTTCCGCTCGCCATCTCTCTCGTATCCCGAACAG TCTTTGCACTGTTCATTCCACTTGTTGGGTATAGAGCTGTCTTGGGATTGTCTGGATATGTGATAAGTAACATTGCTTTTGTATTGGCTGCACTTTGTTTGTACAG GCTTTCAGTTATCATTTTGAAGGACCGAGAGGGAGCACTGAGAGCGTCGATTTTGTTTTGCTTCAATCCCGCTTCCATATTCTACTCATCTAT ATATACTGAAAGCTTATATTCTTTATTATCAATTGGAGGTGTATATCAGTTGGTGTCTGGCGCCAATAATGTTGGTACTCTGTTGCTTGCTCTATCTGGGGCTGCAAGATCCAATGGTGTGATTAACGTGGGTTATACTTGTTATCAGACTATGCACACAGCTTATGATGCTGTCTTTCATAGAAGAAGTTTCGTT CTGACAGTTAAGGTTCTTTCTTCTGGAGCTTTGCATTGTTTGTGTATTTTCATCCCATTTATTGTTTTCCAAGCACATGGATACTACAATATTTGTCGGGGACATGCTCCAGATCAAATAAGCCCCTGGTGCAAGGCAAAACTCCCTCTACTGTACAATTACATTCAAAGTCGTTATTG gGGAGTGGGTTTTCTGAGATACTTCCAACTAAAACAGTTGCCAAATTTCCTACTTGCATCTCCGATTTTGTCTCTAGCACTTGGCTCAATCATCCATTATGTAAAGTTGCAGCCTGAAATATTTCTCTCACTGGGTTTCCGAGGTTCAAGTGAAGATAAGAATTCAGCATCCATGTTTTCTCCTATGGGAGCAGATAGAAGAGCAAAAGGCAGTTACTCTTTAAAGGAACGCACTTCTACAATACAGCAAG AAGATCAAATTCTTAGACGGAGGAAACAAACAATCAAAGGTGATGGTCACAGTACTCTTCCAGTAGAAAATGACTCATCTGACAGTTCAAGGAATTTATCTGTTGCTGTTCTTCCTTTTATCCTACACTTGGGATTCATGGCAGCTACAGCATTTTTCGTCATGCACGTGCAG GTCGCAACTCGTTTCTTATCAGCCAGTCCACCTCTCTATTGGTTTGCTGCCCATTTAATGGCATCTCCCATAAACAGGAAGAGATGGGGATACTTGATATGGGCATACTCTGCGGCTTACATCCTTCTTGGCAGTTTGCTCTTCTCAAACTTTTACCCTTTCACTTGA
- the LOC131315320 gene encoding uncharacterized protein LOC131315320 isoform X2, which translates to MASDSPIETHHTRIVLRSAIASRLLLLTLIILWRSIVKPYDTSASINPTCLSSSSSTSASIVFPRIASAIENSIVWDSVYFVRIAQCGYEYEQSYAFFPLLPLAISLVSRTVFALFIPLVGYRAVLGLSGYVISNIAFVLAALCLYRLSVIILKDREGALRASILFCFNPASIFYSSIYTESLYSLLSIGGVYQLVSGANNVGTLLLALSGAARSNGVINVGYTCYQTMHTAYDAVFHRRSFVLTVKVLSSGALHCLCIFIPFIVFQAHGYYNICRGHAPDQISPWCKAKLPLLYNYIQSRYWGVGFLRYFQLKQLPNFLLASPILSLALGSIIHYVKLQPEIFLSLGFRGSSEDKNSASMFSPMGADRRAKGSYSLKERTSTIQQDQILRRRKQTIKGDGHSTLPVENDSSDSSRNLSVAVLPFILHLGFMAATAFFVMHVQVATRFLSASPPLYWFAAHLMASPINRKRWGYLIWAYSAAYILLGSLLFSNFYPFT; encoded by the exons ATGGCGAGCGACTCTCCGATCGAAACCCACCACACTCGCATAGTTCTCCGATCAGCAATAGCGTCGAGACTCCTCCTCCTAACCCTAATCATCCTATGGCGATCAATCGTCAAACCCTACGACACCTCCGCCTCCATAAACCCTACctgcctctcttcttcttcatcaaccTCAGCTTCAATTGTCTTCCCTCGGATTGCGTCTGCGATCGAAAACAGTATCGTGTGGGACAGCGTGTACTTCGTTCGTATCGCGCAGTGCGGGTACGAGTACGAGCAGAGCTACGCGTTCTTCCCTCTCCTTCCGCTCGCCATCTCTCTCGTATCCCGAACAG TCTTTGCACTGTTCATTCCACTTGTTGGGTATAGAGCTGTCTTGGGATTGTCTGGATATGTGATAAGTAACATTGCTTTTGTATTGGCTGCACTTTGTTTGTACAG GCTTTCAGTTATCATTTTGAAGGACCGAGAGGGAGCACTGAGAGCGTCGATTTTGTTTTGCTTCAATCCCGCTTCCATATTCTACTCATCTAT ATATACTGAAAGCTTATATTCTTTATTATCAATTGGAGGTGTATATCAGTTGGTGTCTGGCGCCAATAATGTTGGTACTCTGTTGCTTGCTCTATCTGGGGCTGCAAGATCCAATGGTGTGATTAACGTGGGTTATACTTGTTATCAGACTATGCACACAGCTTATGATGCTGTCTTTCATAGAAGAAGTTTCGTT CTGACAGTTAAGGTTCTTTCTTCTGGAGCTTTGCATTGTTTGTGTATTTTCATCCCATTTATTGTTTTCCAAGCACATGGATACTACAATATTTGTCGGGGACATGCTCCAGATCAAATAAGCCCCTGGTGCAAGGCAAAACTCCCTCTACTGTACAATTACATTCAAAGTCGTTATTG gGGAGTGGGTTTTCTGAGATACTTCCAACTAAAACAGTTGCCAAATTTCCTACTTGCATCTCCGATTTTGTCTCTAGCACTTGGCTCAATCATCCATTATGTAAAGTTGCAGCCTGAAATATTTCTCTCACTGGGTTTCCGAGGTTCAAGTGAAGATAAGAATTCAGCATCCATGTTTTCTCCTATGGGAGCAGATAGAAGAGCAAAAGGCAGTTACTCTTTAAAGGAACGCACTTCTACAATACAGCAAG ATCAAATTCTTAGACGGAGGAAACAAACAATCAAAGGTGATGGTCACAGTACTCTTCCAGTAGAAAATGACTCATCTGACAGTTCAAGGAATTTATCTGTTGCTGTTCTTCCTTTTATCCTACACTTGGGATTCATGGCAGCTACAGCATTTTTCGTCATGCACGTGCAG GTCGCAACTCGTTTCTTATCAGCCAGTCCACCTCTCTATTGGTTTGCTGCCCATTTAATGGCATCTCCCATAAACAGGAAGAGATGGGGATACTTGATATGGGCATACTCTGCGGCTTACATCCTTCTTGGCAGTTTGCTCTTCTCAAACTTTTACCCTTTCACTTGA
- the LOC131315321 gene encoding non-specific lipid transfer protein GPI-anchored 6-like, translated as MDTKYAMTYILALVLVMGFANSDIGKDREECANQLVGLATCLPYVGGDAKAPTPDCCSGLGVVVKNSKKCLCILVKDRDDPSLGLKINATLALELPTLCHAPTNVSECPALLNLPPNSPEAKVFEDFANSTKVSNSTTPTGPGNNSTSNGSSARVQSEGGRGKRWLIIDMVCVVMTCMVLHILVREPLI; from the exons atGGACACAAAATATGCAATGACATACATCTTAGCCTTGGTGCTGGTAATGGGTTTTGCAAATTCAGACATAGGGAAAGATAGAGAAGAATGTGCAAACCAATTGGTGGGGCTGGCCACGTGTCTCCCTTACGTGGGCGGCGACGCGAAAGCACCAACCCCAGACTGTTGCTCGGGGCTCGGAGTAGTCGTGAAGAATAGCAAGAAATGCCTGTGCATCTTGGTTAAGGACAGAGACGATCCAAGCCTTGGGCTTAAGATCAATGCTACCCTTGCATTAGAGCTTCCCACTCTTTGTCATGCCCCTACTAATGTATCAGAGTGTCCTG CTCTCCTAAACTTACCACCAAACTCTCCAGAGGCCAAGGTGTTTGAGGATTTTGCAAACAGTACCAAAGTTAGCAATAGTACTACCCCAACCGGTCCTG GGAATAATTCCACTAGCAACGGATCAAGTGCTAGGGTACAGAGTGAAGGTGGAAGAGGGAAGAGATGGTTGATAATTGATATGGTTTGTGTAGTCATGACTTGTATGGTACTTCACATATTAGTAAGGGAACCTCTGATCTGA
- the LOC131315320 gene encoding uncharacterized protein LOC131315320 isoform X4, whose translation MAINRQTLRHLRLHKPYLPLFFFINLSFNCLPSDCVCDRKQYRVGQRVLRSYRAVRVRVRAELRVLPSPSARHLSRIPNRLSVIILKDREGALRASILFCFNPASIFYSSIYTESLYSLLSIGGVYQLVSGANNVGTLLLALSGAARSNGVINVGYTCYQTMHTAYDAVFHRRSFVLTVKVLSSGALHCLCIFIPFIVFQAHGYYNICRGHAPDQISPWCKAKLPLLYNYIQSRYWGVGFLRYFQLKQLPNFLLASPILSLALGSIIHYVKLQPEIFLSLGFRGSSEDKNSASMFSPMGADRRAKGSYSLKERTSTIQQDQILRRRKQTIKGDGHSTLPVENDSSDSSRNLSVAVLPFILHLGFMAATAFFVMHVQVATRFLSASPPLYWFAAHLMASPINRKRWGYLIWAYSAAYILLGSLLFSNFYPFT comes from the exons ATGGCGATCAATCGTCAAACCCTACGACACCTCCGCCTCCATAAACCCTACctgcctctcttcttcttcatcaaccTCAGCTTCAATTGTCTTCCCTCGGATTGCGTCTGCGATCGAAAACAGTATCGTGTGGGACAGCGTGTACTTCGTTCGTATCGCGCAGTGCGGGTACGAGTACGAGCAGAGCTACGCGTTCTTCCCTCTCCTTCCGCTCGCCATCTCTCTCGTATCCCGAACAG GCTTTCAGTTATCATTTTGAAGGACCGAGAGGGAGCACTGAGAGCGTCGATTTTGTTTTGCTTCAATCCCGCTTCCATATTCTACTCATCTAT ATATACTGAAAGCTTATATTCTTTATTATCAATTGGAGGTGTATATCAGTTGGTGTCTGGCGCCAATAATGTTGGTACTCTGTTGCTTGCTCTATCTGGGGCTGCAAGATCCAATGGTGTGATTAACGTGGGTTATACTTGTTATCAGACTATGCACACAGCTTATGATGCTGTCTTTCATAGAAGAAGTTTCGTT CTGACAGTTAAGGTTCTTTCTTCTGGAGCTTTGCATTGTTTGTGTATTTTCATCCCATTTATTGTTTTCCAAGCACATGGATACTACAATATTTGTCGGGGACATGCTCCAGATCAAATAAGCCCCTGGTGCAAGGCAAAACTCCCTCTACTGTACAATTACATTCAAAGTCGTTATTG gGGAGTGGGTTTTCTGAGATACTTCCAACTAAAACAGTTGCCAAATTTCCTACTTGCATCTCCGATTTTGTCTCTAGCACTTGGCTCAATCATCCATTATGTAAAGTTGCAGCCTGAAATATTTCTCTCACTGGGTTTCCGAGGTTCAAGTGAAGATAAGAATTCAGCATCCATGTTTTCTCCTATGGGAGCAGATAGAAGAGCAAAAGGCAGTTACTCTTTAAAGGAACGCACTTCTACAATACAGCAAG ATCAAATTCTTAGACGGAGGAAACAAACAATCAAAGGTGATGGTCACAGTACTCTTCCAGTAGAAAATGACTCATCTGACAGTTCAAGGAATTTATCTGTTGCTGTTCTTCCTTTTATCCTACACTTGGGATTCATGGCAGCTACAGCATTTTTCGTCATGCACGTGCAG GTCGCAACTCGTTTCTTATCAGCCAGTCCACCTCTCTATTGGTTTGCTGCCCATTTAATGGCATCTCCCATAAACAGGAAGAGATGGGGATACTTGATATGGGCATACTCTGCGGCTTACATCCTTCTTGGCAGTTTGCTCTTCTCAAACTTTTACCCTTTCACTTGA